One Janthinobacterium sp. TB1-E2 genomic region harbors:
- a CDS encoding BolA family protein, which yields MTTTPELIHGYLSAGLECTHLEVEGDGQHFQAVIVSPAFAGKRLIQRHQIVYAALGDRMREEIHALSMKTLTPEEFQG from the coding sequence GTGACCACCACTCCAGAACTGATCCACGGCTATCTGTCGGCCGGCCTCGAATGCACGCACCTCGAAGTGGAGGGCGATGGCCAGCACTTCCAGGCCGTGATCGTCTCGCCCGCATTTGCCGGCAAGCGCCTGATCCAGCGCCACCAGATCGTCTACGCGGCGCTGGGCGACCGCATGCGCGAGGAAATCCACGCGCTGTCGATGAAAACCCTGACACCTGAAGAATTCCAAGGATAA
- a CDS encoding ABC transporter permease has translation MISTGFRTLVYKETLRFWKVATQTVAAPVLTSMLYLLVFGHVLDGRVEPSPGVSYTAFLIPGLVMMSVLQNAFANSSSSLIQSKITGNLVFVLLTPLSHWEIFSAYVLASVARGLAVGFGVFAITCWFADLSFVAPLWIVVFAFLGAAMLGTMGLIAGIWAEKFDQLAAFQNFLIMPATFLSGVFYSIHSLPAFWQTVSHLNPFFYMIDGFRYGFFGVSDVSPWLSLSIVAGFLVILALASIRLLKSGYRLRH, from the coding sequence ATGATTTCGACAGGATTTCGCACCCTCGTCTACAAAGAGACGCTGCGCTTCTGGAAAGTGGCGACGCAAACCGTGGCCGCGCCCGTGCTCACGTCGATGCTGTACCTGCTGGTGTTCGGCCATGTGCTCGACGGCCGCGTCGAGCCGAGTCCCGGCGTCAGCTACACGGCCTTTCTGATTCCCGGCCTGGTGATGATGAGCGTGCTGCAAAACGCGTTCGCCAATTCCTCGTCCTCGCTGATCCAGTCCAAGATCACGGGCAACCTGGTGTTCGTGCTGCTCACTCCCCTGTCGCACTGGGAAATCTTCTCGGCGTATGTACTCGCTTCCGTCGCGCGCGGCCTGGCCGTGGGCTTTGGCGTGTTCGCCATCACGTGCTGGTTCGCCGACCTGTCGTTCGTCGCGCCGCTGTGGATCGTCGTCTTCGCGTTTCTCGGCGCCGCCATGCTGGGCACCATGGGCCTGATCGCCGGCATCTGGGCCGAGAAATTCGACCAGCTGGCCGCCTTCCAGAACTTCCTGATCATGCCGGCCACTTTCCTGTCGGGCGTGTTCTATTCGATCCACTCGCTGCCCGCCTTCTGGCAGACGGTATCGCATTTGAACCCCTTCTTCTACATGATCGACGGCTTCCGCTACGGCTTCTTCGGCGTGTCCGACGTCAGCCCGTGGCTCAGTCTTTCCATCGTCGCCGGCTTCCTCGTGATCCTGGCGCTCGCATCGATCCGCCTGCTGAAAAGCGGCTACCGACTGCGACACTAA
- a CDS encoding ABC transporter ATP-binding protein, which yields MTAIQITNVEKSYKSLKALGGVSLAIEEGEFFGLLGPNGAGKTTLISIIAGLIRPDAGTVKIHGHDVVKDFRNARRNLGVVPQELVFDPFFTVRETLRLQSGYFGLPNNDKWIDEVMENLDLTGKADTNMRALSGGMKRRVLVAQALVHKPPVIVLDEPTAGVDVELRQTLWKFISRLNREGGHTVVLTTHYLEEAQAMCQRVAMLKTGKVVALDTMSALIRRIAGSQLQLHLKNGSLPDDLRHLVLHAEEQQAPNKFSLRVNEYSEVEKILARLREAGAEIDEMQLQQADLEDIFLQIMDKGTV from the coding sequence ATGACCGCAATTCAAATAACGAATGTAGAAAAGAGCTATAAATCGCTCAAGGCGCTGGGCGGCGTGTCGCTGGCCATCGAAGAAGGCGAGTTTTTCGGCCTGCTCGGTCCCAATGGTGCCGGCAAGACCACCCTCATTTCCATCATCGCCGGCCTGATACGCCCCGACGCGGGCACCGTCAAGATCCATGGCCACGACGTGGTCAAGGACTTCCGCAACGCGCGCCGCAACCTGGGCGTGGTGCCGCAGGAACTGGTGTTCGATCCGTTTTTCACCGTGCGCGAAACCTTGCGCCTGCAGTCCGGCTATTTCGGCCTGCCGAACAACGACAAGTGGATCGACGAGGTCATGGAAAACCTCGACCTCACCGGCAAGGCCGACACGAACATGCGCGCGCTGTCCGGCGGCATGAAGCGTCGCGTGCTCGTGGCCCAGGCGCTGGTGCACAAGCCGCCCGTCATCGTGCTCGATGAGCCGACGGCCGGCGTCGACGTGGAACTGCGCCAGACCTTGTGGAAGTTCATCTCGCGCCTGAACCGCGAAGGCGGCCACACGGTCGTCTTGACCACCCACTACCTGGAAGAGGCGCAAGCCATGTGCCAGCGCGTGGCCATGCTGAAGACGGGCAAGGTGGTGGCGCTCGACACCATGTCGGCCCTGATCCGCCGCATCGCCGGCTCGCAGCTGCAGCTGCACCTGAAAAACGGCAGCCTGCCGGACGATCTGCGGCACCTGGTGCTGCATGCGGAAGAACAGCAGGCGCCGAACAAGTTCAGCCTGCGCGTCAACGAATACAGCGAAGTCGAAAAAATCCTCGCCCGCCTGCGCGAAGCGGGTGCCGAGATCGATGAAATGCAATTGCAACAAGCCGACCTGGAAGATATCTTCTTGCAGATCATGGATAAAGGTACCGTATGA
- a CDS encoding STAS domain-containing protein gives MPDSLDTLQSLTSLTVHNATSALEQGLDAIRSGQTKFDLRNVKAVDSAAVSVMLTWQRAAQDAGAVLELKNLPNNLKNLTKLYGVCSLVSSTLTADDCASAGGHAERSPSDLHHH, from the coding sequence ATGCCCGACTCTCTCGACACCTTGCAGTCCCTGACTTCCCTGACCGTGCACAATGCCACTTCGGCATTGGAGCAGGGTCTGGACGCCATCCGCTCGGGTCAGACGAAGTTCGACTTGCGCAACGTCAAGGCTGTCGATTCGGCCGCCGTTTCCGTCATGCTGACGTGGCAGCGCGCCGCGCAGGATGCCGGCGCCGTGCTGGAGCTGAAAAACCTGCCGAACAACCTGAAAAACCTCACCAAGCTGTATGGCGTCTGCTCGCTCGTCTCGAGCACGCTGACGGCCGACGACTGCGCCAGCGCCGGCGGCCACGCCGAACGCAGCCCGTCCGATCTGCATCATCATTGA
- a CDS encoding MlaC/ttg2D family ABC transporter substrate-binding protein: MKLMKQLLAMATIAFATAAQAAPAVEAPDVLVKRISQDVIDTAKADKAIQAGDIKRVTELVESKILPYVDFQRMTSLAAGRHWRDATPDQQKQLAAEFRTLLIYTYSGALSQIKNETVEFKPLRADPADTEVEVRSQVNVARGEPVPLNYRVAKTPSGWKIYDINVLGAWLVETYKSSFASEISKGGIDGLIKTLQAKNKALASRPAAKAK; this comes from the coding sequence ATGAAATTGATGAAACAACTGCTGGCGATGGCCACCATCGCCTTTGCCACCGCCGCCCAGGCCGCCCCCGCTGTCGAAGCGCCGGACGTCCTCGTCAAACGCATCAGCCAGGACGTGATCGACACGGCCAAGGCCGACAAGGCCATCCAGGCTGGCGATATCAAGCGCGTCACCGAATTGGTGGAAAGCAAGATCCTGCCGTACGTGGATTTCCAGCGCATGACGTCGCTGGCCGCCGGCCGCCACTGGCGCGATGCCACGCCCGACCAGCAAAAGCAGCTGGCTGCGGAATTCCGCACCTTGCTGATCTACACGTACTCGGGCGCCCTGTCGCAGATCAAGAACGAAACCGTGGAATTCAAGCCGCTGCGCGCCGACCCGGCCGACACGGAAGTGGAAGTACGTTCGCAAGTGAACGTGGCGCGCGGCGAACCCGTGCCCCTGAACTACCGCGTGGCGAAAACCCCGTCCGGCTGGAAGATCTATGACATCAACGTGCTGGGCGCGTGGCTGGTGGAAACGTACAAAAGCAGCTTCGCCAGCGAGATCAGCAAGGGCGGCATCGATGGCCTGATCAAGACCTTGCAGGCAAAAAACAAGGCTCTGGCCAGCCGTCCCGCTGCCAAAGCCAAATAA
- a CDS encoding VacJ family lipoprotein produces the protein MSESTKQSQGSLARIGLALAIAASVSACATGTNPRDPLEGYNRAMFKFNDTVDQVALKPVATAYKKVTPSFVQTGVGNFFGNLSDVWSAMNNLLQGKGEAGLQDVVRVSMNSTFGIFGLIDIASQAGIPKHNEDFGQTLGWYGVQSGPYVMLPLLGPSTVRDTAALPLDIAGDPWRYKDPAYVRNIGTVTRVVDKRAALLDATNLMEAAALDRYEFIRDGFLQARESKVFDGDTDRRDRKVPKNDTSDYEPEYEAKPQPANDAPAVTATADVAPADLVTSGSNTVASQARPQE, from the coding sequence ATGAGCGAGTCGACCAAACAATCCCAAGGCAGCCTGGCGCGTATCGGCCTGGCCCTGGCCATCGCCGCCAGCGTGAGCGCTTGCGCCACCGGCACCAATCCGCGCGACCCGCTGGAAGGGTACAACCGCGCCATGTTCAAGTTCAACGACACGGTTGACCAGGTGGCCTTGAAGCCGGTCGCCACGGCCTACAAGAAGGTCACGCCATCGTTCGTGCAAACGGGCGTGGGCAACTTCTTCGGCAACTTGTCCGATGTGTGGAGCGCCATGAACAACTTGCTGCAAGGCAAGGGCGAAGCGGGCTTGCAAGACGTCGTGCGCGTCAGCATGAACTCGACTTTCGGTATCTTCGGTCTGATCGACATCGCCTCGCAGGCCGGCATTCCCAAGCATAACGAAGACTTTGGCCAGACCCTGGGCTGGTATGGCGTCCAGTCCGGTCCGTACGTGATGCTGCCGCTGCTGGGCCCATCGACCGTGCGCGACACGGCGGCCCTGCCGCTCGATATCGCGGGCGACCCATGGCGCTACAAGGATCCGGCGTATGTGCGCAATATCGGCACGGTGACGCGCGTGGTTGACAAGCGCGCCGCGCTGCTCGACGCGACCAACCTGATGGAAGCGGCCGCGCTGGACCGTTATGAGTTCATCCGCGACGGCTTCCTGCAGGCGCGCGAAAGCAAGGTTTTCGATGGCGATACGGACCGCCGCGACCGCAAAGTGCCAAAAAACGACACCAGCGATTACGAGCCGGAGTACGAGGCAAAACCGCAGCCTGCCAATGATGCGCCTGCGGTCACGGCCACCGCCGATGTGGCGCCAGCGGACCTCGTAACATCTGGTAGCAATACCGTTGCTTCCCAGGCCAGGCCGCAGGAGTAA
- the mlaD gene encoding outer membrane lipid asymmetry maintenance protein MlaD: MQRKSLDVWVGLFVLLGVAALMFLALKAGNMSSLSFSKTYTISAKFDNIGGLKPQAPVKGAGVVVGRVSEIVFDDKTYQALVKLDIEDGYKFPKDSSAKILTAGLLGEQYIGLEAGGDLANLAEGDKIARTQSATVLEDLINQFIYSKAAEGKDSK, encoded by the coding sequence ATGCAACGTAAATCTTTGGATGTCTGGGTCGGCTTGTTCGTCTTGCTGGGTGTGGCGGCATTGATGTTTCTGGCGCTCAAGGCCGGCAATATGAGCTCGCTGTCTTTCAGCAAGACGTATACCATTAGTGCCAAGTTCGACAATATTGGCGGCCTCAAGCCGCAGGCGCCCGTCAAGGGCGCTGGCGTAGTGGTGGGCCGGGTCTCGGAAATCGTCTTTGACGACAAGACCTACCAGGCGCTGGTGAAACTCGACATCGAAGATGGCTACAAATTTCCGAAAGACAGCTCGGCCAAGATTTTGACGGCCGGTTTGCTGGGTGAGCAATATATCGGCCTGGAAGCAGGCGGCGATCTGGCGAACCTGGCGGAGGGCGACAAGATCGCCCGTACTCAATCGGCCACAGTGCTGGAAGACCTGATCAATCAGTTCATCTACAGCAAGGCAGCGGAAGGAAAGGACAGCAAATGA
- the mlaE gene encoding lipid asymmetry maintenance ABC transporter permease subunit MlaE yields MIARFLAAIGAWLRRSVQDLGFAVRSFFIIIASSGGLWRRPRLVIEQLFFIGNRSLVITAVSGLFVGMVLGLQGYYTLTTYGAEQSLGLLVALSLTRELGPVVTALLFAGRAGTSLTAEIGLMKAGEQLSAMEMMAVNPIQRVLAPRFWAGVIAMPILGAIFTAVGIIGSYLVGVVLIGVDEGSFWSQMQGGVDVWKEVGNGTIKSLVFGIAVTFIALFQGYQAQPTPEDVSGATTRTVVISSLMVWWLDFMMTALMFSK; encoded by the coding sequence ATGATCGCGCGTTTCCTGGCGGCGATCGGAGCGTGGTTGCGTCGTTCGGTACAAGACCTCGGCTTTGCCGTGCGTTCGTTTTTTATCATCATCGCCTCGTCGGGCGGCCTGTGGCGCCGTCCGCGCCTGGTGATTGAGCAACTGTTTTTTATCGGTAACCGCTCGCTGGTGATTACCGCCGTCTCCGGCCTGTTTGTCGGCATGGTACTGGGCTTGCAAGGGTATTACACCCTGACCACGTATGGCGCCGAGCAGTCGCTGGGCTTGCTGGTGGCGCTGTCACTGACGCGTGAACTGGGCCCCGTCGTGACAGCGCTGCTGTTCGCGGGCCGCGCCGGCACGTCGCTGACGGCGGAAATCGGCCTGATGAAGGCGGGCGAGCAATTGTCGGCCATGGAAATGATGGCCGTGAACCCGATCCAGCGCGTGCTGGCGCCCCGTTTCTGGGCCGGCGTGATCGCCATGCCGATCCTGGGCGCCATCTTCACGGCCGTCGGCATCATCGGCAGCTACCTGGTCGGCGTGGTGCTGATCGGCGTCGATGAAGGCTCGTTCTGGTCGCAGATGCAAGGCGGCGTGGATGTCTGGAAAGAAGTGGGCAATGGCACCATCAAGAGCCTGGTGTTCGGCATCGCGGTGACGTTCATTGCGCTGTTCCAGGGGTACCAGGCACAGCCGACGCCGGAAGACGTGTCCGGCGCCACCACGCGCACGGTGGTCATTTCGTCGTTGATGGTGTGGTGGCTCGATTTCATGATGACGGCTTTGATGTTTAGCAAGTAA